From one Acidobacteriota bacterium genomic stretch:
- the glgP gene encoding alpha-glucan family phosphorylase has product MQSAVSLKPEQSFRDDFEFKRELPETLRHLDTLSRNFFWSWNREGVELFREIEPSLWEKCEQNPRVFLKRIGQFRLWQKSLDADYVARLERFTDSMHDYLAEPAKNEGRFSTENPVAYFCAEYGVHNSLPNYSGGLGILAGDHLKSASDLNVPLVAIGLLYRYGYFRQKIAHDGWQEERYLDVFDSELALTPVLDENGGRLTVTVFIRGREVLAQAWLASVGRIKLYLLDTNVAQNAEIDRYITGHLYGGDSETRIVQEKILGLGGVRLLRKLGIEPSVYHLNEGHSAFLTLELAREFLAADQELTFQDAVAAVREKCVFTTHTPVEAGNDVFSPDKLRGCFSSGFVSSLRITEEEFLALGRTEPDDETEWFGMTPLALRMTRSANGVSEKHGEVSRRLWLKMFPEGTDSDDVPIRHITNGVHAPTWIAPSLKALYERHIGPNWPSLLTDQTAWRACIESIPDAELWHSHKQLKQLLISFIRQRTLAKDTGLLDTINEREDTRKLFDANVLTIGFARRVAAYKRWNLVMTDLERLLRLVDDPQRPVQFVFAGKAHPQDLTGKQLLQNLMSINHDSNWQKRAVFIEDYDQEVARYLVQGVDVWMNVPRRPLEASGTSGQKSAMNGGLNFSILDGWWIEGYNEVNGFSIGELNVGDDQELIDFEDAESLYRVLENQIVPAYYSRDENGLPTEWLRRMKDALATLTTQFSSDRMVRDYVEKIYC; this is encoded by the coding sequence ATGCAGTCAGCAGTTAGTTTGAAGCCCGAACAAAGTTTTCGGGACGATTTTGAGTTTAAGCGCGAATTGCCGGAGACGTTGCGGCATCTCGACACGCTGAGCCGGAATTTCTTTTGGTCGTGGAACCGCGAGGGCGTCGAACTCTTTCGCGAGATCGAACCGTCGTTGTGGGAAAAGTGCGAACAGAATCCGCGCGTTTTTCTGAAACGGATCGGGCAATTCCGACTCTGGCAGAAATCGCTCGATGCCGATTACGTTGCGCGTCTGGAACGTTTCACGGATTCGATGCACGACTATCTTGCCGAGCCTGCGAAGAATGAAGGGCGGTTCTCTACCGAAAACCCGGTCGCCTATTTTTGCGCCGAATACGGCGTCCATAATTCCCTGCCGAATTACTCGGGCGGCCTCGGCATTCTTGCCGGCGATCACCTCAAGTCGGCGAGCGATCTCAACGTTCCGCTGGTTGCGATCGGCCTGCTCTACCGCTACGGCTATTTCCGGCAAAAGATCGCGCACGATGGCTGGCAGGAAGAACGCTATCTTGACGTTTTTGATTCCGAGCTCGCTTTGACGCCGGTGCTTGACGAGAACGGCGGGCGTTTGACGGTGACGGTGTTTATCCGCGGTCGCGAGGTCTTGGCCCAGGCGTGGCTTGCGAGCGTCGGACGGATCAAACTGTATCTCCTCGATACGAACGTCGCGCAGAACGCGGAGATCGACCGTTATATCACCGGCCATTTGTACGGCGGCGACTCAGAAACGCGAATCGTCCAGGAAAAGATCCTCGGGCTCGGCGGGGTCAGGCTGCTCCGCAAACTCGGCATTGAACCATCGGTCTACCATTTGAACGAAGGTCATTCGGCGTTTTTGACGCTTGAACTGGCGCGGGAATTTCTCGCCGCCGACCAGGAACTGACCTTTCAGGATGCGGTTGCCGCGGTCCGCGAGAAGTGCGTTTTTACGACCCACACGCCGGTCGAAGCCGGCAACGACGTTTTTTCCCCCGACAAACTTCGCGGTTGTTTCAGCAGCGGCTTCGTTTCGTCTCTGAGGATAACGGAAGAGGAATTTCTCGCTCTCGGACGCACCGAGCCGGACGACGAGACCGAATGGTTCGGGATGACGCCGCTCGCGCTCCGGATGACGCGTTCGGCGAACGGTGTCAGCGAAAAGCACGGCGAGGTGTCGCGCAGGCTCTGGCTCAAGATGTTTCCCGAGGGTACCGATTCGGACGACGTTCCGATCCGCCACATCACAAACGGTGTACACGCGCCGACCTGGATCGCGCCGTCGCTCAAGGCGCTGTACGAACGGCATATCGGCCCGAACTGGCCGTCACTTCTGACGGATCAAACAGCGTGGCGCGCCTGCATCGAAAGCATTCCCGATGCCGAGCTTTGGCATAGCCACAAGCAACTCAAGCAACTCCTGATCTCGTTCATCAGACAGCGCACGCTCGCCAAGGACACCGGACTTCTCGACACGATCAACGAACGCGAAGACACGCGAAAACTCTTCGATGCGAACGTCCTGACGATCGGCTTCGCGCGCCGCGTCGCCGCCTACAAGCGCTGGAATCTGGTGATGACGGATCTCGAACGTCTCCTGCGTCTGGTCGACGACCCGCAACGTCCGGTGCAGTTTGTTTTCGCCGGCAAGGCGCATCCCCAGGATCTAACCGGCAAACAGCTTCTCCAGAATCTGATGAGCATAAATCACGATTCGAACTGGCAGAAACGCGCGGTGTTCATCGAGGATTACGATCAGGAGGTCGCACGGTATCTCGTACAGGGCGTCGATGTCTGGATGAACGTTCCGCGCCGGCCGCTTGAGGCGAGCGGAACGAGCGGGCAAAAATCCGCGATGAACGGCGGCTTGAATTTTTCGATCCTCGACGGCTGGTGGATAGAAGGCTACAACGAGGTCAACGGTTTTTCGATCGGCGAATTGAACGTCGGCGACGACCAGGAGCTGATCGATTTCGAAGACGCCGAATCGCTCTATCGCGTACTCGAAAATCAGATTGTTCCGGCCTATTATTCGCGCGACGAGAACGGCCTTCCGACCGAATGGCTGCGTCGTATGAAAGATGCGCTCGCGACTTTGACGACGCAGTTCTCGAGCGACCGGATGGTCCGCGATTACGTCGAAAAAATCTACTGTTAA
- a CDS encoding protein kinase — protein MTSPDTWNKIKRIFHEASELEPELRLGHIRSECGDDPEARAELECLIESIEPARGFIEEPIFSGSAPLVGKSIGRYRIVREIGRGGMGVVLLAEREGDEFRQLVAIKVLKRVIDSDQLVRRFNRERQILALLNHPNIARLIDGGATDDGLPYFVMEYVEGLPLMKYCTLNGLSANERIRLFRDICSAVSYAHGLLIVHRDLKPSNIIVTPEGNPKLLDFGIAKTLGEGPGATALTGTLNRVLTPEYASPEQVRGDEITTAGDVYSLGVVLYELLTGGLPYQFTTRSPQEVFRLVCEAEPVFPAKIDGSRLDSDLRNIILFALRKEPWRRYASVEKLSDDLRRYREHLPVAARADTIGYRARKFVQRNKLAAGAGILVFLSLVGGTAAIAWEAEVAREHARVANEERNKSLTAQVRAEKINKFMQSIFAYANPDWFGRANGRKDVSVLEAMRDIEKHIPADFADDPELQADVYQQIGDVYRTQKLSSDAERNLREALRIRTAIFGEDNAKVAESMYILSGVYNEQGNAEESYRLLADALAIQRRHPNETNNFPFMLTDYGSFRVGQYGDFETAADAHRQALELFRTRFGPAHPLVYSLHGLLGRDYLIGGDLQQAEKEASESVSGGGAIGSDILIDIALRRGDLQAAERELGRYSEMLKQNPPDIAYLPSLSLVLAKLAFARGNFVEAAALVARERDPRPGSEALNFTADNIRARSELALGRAERAESIIRSALASLGALRNNDLIRHELNATLGECLTAGRKTREGTALLFESHGWFESRFGPDDARTVELARRLSAVRRR, from the coding sequence ATGACGTCTCCGGACACGTGGAACAAGATCAAGCGTATCTTTCACGAAGCAAGCGAGCTCGAGCCCGAGTTGCGTCTCGGACACATCAGGTCTGAATGTGGCGACGATCCGGAAGCGCGCGCTGAGCTTGAGTGCCTCATCGAATCGATCGAGCCCGCGCGGGGATTCATCGAGGAGCCGATCTTCTCGGGGAGCGCACCGTTGGTCGGGAAATCGATCGGGCGTTACCGGATCGTTCGCGAGATCGGCCGCGGTGGAATGGGTGTCGTCCTTTTGGCGGAGCGGGAAGGCGACGAATTTCGGCAACTGGTCGCGATCAAGGTCCTGAAACGCGTGATCGATTCCGACCAACTCGTCCGCCGCTTCAACCGCGAACGCCAGATCCTGGCGCTTCTCAACCACCCGAACATCGCGCGCCTGATTGACGGAGGCGCAACCGACGACGGCCTTCCGTACTTCGTGATGGAGTACGTCGAAGGGTTGCCGTTGATGAAGTACTGTACACTGAACGGCCTGTCCGCGAATGAACGGATCCGCCTTTTCAGGGACATCTGTTCTGCCGTCAGCTATGCTCACGGACTGCTGATCGTCCATCGGGACCTCAAGCCATCGAACATAATCGTCACTCCCGAGGGCAACCCGAAACTGCTCGACTTCGGGATCGCCAAGACGCTCGGTGAAGGACCCGGCGCGACCGCGTTGACCGGAACTCTGAACCGGGTCCTGACGCCCGAGTACGCGAGTCCGGAACAAGTTCGCGGAGACGAGATCACGACAGCAGGCGACGTCTATAGCCTCGGGGTCGTGCTTTACGAACTTCTGACAGGTGGCCTTCCGTATCAGTTCACGACCCGCTCGCCGCAGGAAGTATTCCGGTTGGTCTGCGAAGCGGAACCCGTCTTTCCCGCAAAGATCGACGGTTCGAGGCTTGACTCGGATCTCAGGAACATCATCCTCTTCGCGCTCAGGAAGGAACCGTGGCGACGTTATGCGTCGGTCGAAAAACTGTCGGATGATCTTCGGCGTTACAGGGAGCATCTGCCGGTGGCCGCGCGCGCCGACACGATCGGTTACCGGGCACGCAAGTTCGTGCAGCGCAACAAGCTCGCGGCAGGCGCTGGCATTTTGGTTTTCCTGAGCCTCGTCGGGGGCACCGCAGCAATCGCTTGGGAGGCCGAGGTTGCCCGCGAACATGCGCGAGTTGCGAACGAGGAGCGCAACAAGTCCCTAACGGCGCAGGTCCGCGCGGAGAAGATCAACAAGTTCATGCAGAGCATCTTCGCCTACGCCAATCCCGATTGGTTCGGCCGTGCAAACGGGCGAAAGGACGTCAGCGTGCTTGAGGCGATGCGCGACATCGAAAAACACATACCCGCCGATTTTGCCGACGACCCGGAGTTGCAGGCAGACGTCTACCAGCAGATCGGCGACGTTTACCGAACGCAGAAGCTCAGCTCTGACGCCGAACGCAACCTCCGGGAAGCGCTCCGGATACGCACCGCGATCTTCGGCGAAGACAACGCGAAAGTGGCTGAGAGCATGTACATCCTGAGCGGGGTTTACAACGAACAGGGCAACGCCGAGGAGTCGTACCGTCTGCTTGCGGACGCGCTTGCGATCCAGCGGCGGCATCCGAACGAAACGAACAACTTCCCGTTCATGCTGACCGATTATGGCAGTTTCCGGGTTGGGCAGTACGGTGATTTTGAGACAGCTGCCGATGCCCACCGGCAGGCGCTCGAACTCTTCCGGACAAGGTTCGGGCCGGCCCACCCGTTGGTTTATAGTCTCCACGGACTGCTCGGCCGTGACTACCTGATCGGCGGCGACCTCCAGCAGGCCGAGAAAGAAGCGAGCGAGTCTGTTTCCGGCGGAGGCGCGATCGGGTCCGATATCCTGATCGATATCGCGCTACGGCGCGGCGATCTTCAGGCGGCCGAGCGTGAGTTGGGGCGTTACTCAGAAATGCTCAAACAAAACCCGCCCGACATCGCCTATCTGCCGTCGCTTTCCCTCGTCCTGGCAAAACTGGCATTCGCGCGTGGTAACTTTGTGGAGGCCGCCGCGCTCGTGGCGCGCGAGCGTGACCCGCGTCCGGGATCAGAGGCCCTCAACTTCACAGCGGACAATATCAGGGCAAGATCGGAACTGGCGCTGGGGCGCGCGGAACGCGCGGAGTCGATCATCCGCTCCGCTCTCGCTTCGCTCGGGGCGCTCAGAAACAACGATCTGATTCGCCACGAGCTGAACGCCACGCTCGGGGAGTGTCTGACCGCCGGTCGAAAGACCCGCGAAGGGACGGCGTTGCTGTTCGAAAGCCACGGGTGGTTCGAGTCGCGCTTCGGTCCCGACGATGCCCGTACTGTCGAGCTCGCGCGGCGGCTCAGCGCGGTCCGGCGAAGGTGA
- a CDS encoding carboxypeptidase regulatory-like domain-containing protein — protein sequence MKTMAEIPVKAARIPIKLRIQEREMEIVRRKLMQSQIGLGMLKANLNTRPMRKLAISYLRRIHLILAISFLSTIAYSLNITTLTGRVVGTNGEPVCGADVNIGRFGGFPLASGESGENGRFRITFAGPIQESLFLYTSVSKPRTHTDAFLIYPPFMSVFKMDQYYVGKRFDIGKSETFDVGDVPVQYWFGDVHVKLALRRRNLTASDWEKLWVRLLDKKGRLVYQESFAPTIEPNADVESSEMRIMLPEGEWSFEFQKYVYSRNALYPKILGKTPKFVIARDKETPQLAVELSPF from the coding sequence TTGAAGACGATGGCGGAGATTCCAGTAAAAGCAGCTCGAATACCAATAAAATTAAGGATACAGGAGAGGGAAATGGAGATTGTAAGAAGGAAATTGATGCAATCGCAAATCGGACTAGGAATGCTGAAAGCTAATTTGAACACTAGACCAATGAGGAAGTTGGCTATTTCATATCTCCGACGTATTCATCTGATTCTGGCAATCTCGTTCTTAAGCACAATTGCTTATTCGTTGAATATCACAACATTGACTGGTCGAGTTGTCGGAACGAATGGTGAACCAGTATGCGGAGCAGACGTCAACATCGGACGCTTTGGTGGCTTCCCGTTAGCCTCGGGCGAGAGCGGAGAGAACGGGAGATTTCGAATTACGTTTGCGGGCCCTATTCAGGAAAGCCTCTTCCTTTACACGAGCGTTTCGAAGCCGAGAACACACACGGACGCTTTCTTGATCTATCCGCCGTTTATGAGTGTCTTTAAGATGGATCAGTATTACGTCGGTAAACGGTTCGATATCGGCAAATCGGAGACGTTTGACGTCGGCGACGTACCCGTTCAATATTGGTTCGGAGATGTGCACGTTAAGCTTGCCCTTCGCCGAAGGAATCTGACAGCTTCCGATTGGGAGAAACTGTGGGTCCGGCTACTGGACAAGAAGGGACGCTTGGTTTACCAGGAGAGCTTCGCCCCGACGATTGAACCCAACGCGGATGTTGAGTCCTCTGAGATGCGAATAATGCTTCCCGAGGGAGAGTGGAGTTTTGAGTTTCAGAAATACGTCTATTCAAGAAACGCGCTATATCCGAAAATCCTCGGCAAAACGCCGAAGTTCGTAATCGCTAGAGATAAGGAAACGCCTCAACTGGCCGTCGAGTTGTCACCATTCTAG
- a CDS encoding DUF971 domain-containing protein, with protein sequence MREPTQIVEENDREISITWNDGVVTRHIAPALRRACPCASCVNEWTGEKMLSDASIPDDLTITSTSIVGRYALNFHFADGHDTGIFSFQYLRKISEDA encoded by the coding sequence ATGAGAGAACCGACGCAGATAGTTGAAGAGAACGATCGCGAGATCTCGATCACCTGGAACGACGGCGTCGTCACACGGCACATTGCGCCGGCACTTCGGCGTGCCTGTCCGTGCGCGTCCTGCGTCAACGAGTGGACCGGCGAAAAGATGCTCAGCGATGCGTCGATTCCGGACGACCTGACTATCACTTCGACGTCGATCGTCGGCCGTTACGCGCTGAATTTCCATTTCGCCGACGGGCACGACACGGGAATTTTCAGTTTTCAGTATCTTCGAAAAATTTCGGAAGACGCCTGA
- a CDS encoding sigma-70 family RNA polymerase sigma factor, with the protein MHDVTLLLREMTDGNDRAPEVLLPLVYDELKRLASGYMRNEREGHTLQTTALVHEAYVRLADWKNAGWQNRAHFFAVAAQMMRKILVDYARRHRSAKRGSGAPRIALDEAITFAAERDLDLFALDEALTQLADLDERQCRIIELRFFGGLTIDETAEVMKLSPATVKNEWTMARTWLYSRLKDSA; encoded by the coding sequence ATGCATGATGTCACGCTTCTTCTGCGGGAAATGACCGACGGCAACGACCGCGCGCCGGAGGTACTGTTGCCGCTTGTATACGACGAGCTCAAGAGGCTTGCGAGCGGCTATATGCGGAACGAGCGCGAGGGGCATACCCTTCAGACGACGGCGCTTGTTCACGAGGCATACGTCAGGCTGGCGGATTGGAAGAATGCTGGCTGGCAGAACCGCGCCCATTTTTTCGCTGTCGCGGCGCAGATGATGAGAAAGATCCTCGTGGATTACGCGCGCCGCCACCGGTCCGCGAAACGCGGCTCCGGGGCGCCGCGGATCGCTCTCGACGAGGCCATCACCTTTGCCGCCGAACGAGACCTGGACCTGTTCGCCCTGGATGAGGCGCTTACACAACTCGCGGATCTGGACGAGAGGCAGTGCCGTATCATTGAACTGCGGTTCTTCGGCGGCCTCACTATCGATGAAACCGCCGAAGTGATGAAACTCTCGCCGGCGACCGTCAAGAACGAATGGACGATGGCCCGGACGTGGCTTTATTCGCGTCTGAAGGACAGTGCGTGA
- a CDS encoding DoxX family protein, with the protein MALETTLDKLHERITAVKHLQALTAVTRILLFAGFTPPSITKILNQPFTVLPDSHPVGHYFNALYQTGFYYQFIGWAQLTAAILLLFPRTAHLGALMFLPIIANIAVLTISVGFKGTWLITLLMTLAATYLVAWDYDRLKPILFGTRSYPAKPFRFGNLAFPVFFGLGGIPVGLIWWLMKLGNFTNYLKVTAILIVIGALFGALVAIHHRYMRVGALAERN; encoded by the coding sequence ATGGCACTTGAAACAACGCTCGACAAACTGCACGAACGGATCACCGCCGTAAAACATCTTCAGGCTCTTACCGCCGTGACACGCATCCTACTGTTCGCGGGTTTCACGCCGCCGAGCATCACGAAGATCCTGAACCAGCCGTTCACGGTGCTTCCCGATTCGCATCCGGTCGGACATTATTTTAACGCGCTCTATCAAACCGGCTTTTACTATCAGTTCATCGGCTGGGCACAGCTGACCGCCGCGATCTTGCTTCTCTTCCCGCGGACCGCTCATCTCGGAGCGCTGATGTTCCTTCCGATAATCGCCAATATCGCGGTCCTGACGATTTCGGTCGGATTTAAGGGAACGTGGCTCATCACGCTTCTGATGACGCTCGCCGCGACGTACCTTGTCGCCTGGGATTACGACCGTCTGAAACCGATTCTGTTCGGCACGCGTTCTTACCCCGCGAAGCCGTTCCGATTCGGAAACCTTGCTTTTCCGGTGTTCTTCGGACTCGGCGGGATACCAGTTGGACTCATCTGGTGGTTGATGAAACTCGGAAATTTTACGAATTACCTCAAGGTCACGGCGATTCTGATCGTAATCGGCGCATTGTTCGGTGCACTTGTTGCGATTCACCATCGCTATATGCGGGTCGGAGCGCTTGCCGAACGGAATTGA
- the mtnA gene encoding S-methyl-5-thioribose-1-phosphate isomerase — MIPVKWSDEGVVMLDQRLLPTEEKWLVLKTYNDVADGIRDMVVRGAPAIGVSAAYGIALGAKQFVGMDVADLEDELDYVCDVLGKTRPTAVNLFWAIDRMKRTFQQAKSAGKSVGEIKQILLDDSKAIHEEDIEAQRMIAQFGGELIENDSTVLTHCNAGALATGGVWGTALGVIRGAIKQGKTVSVIADETRPYLQGARLTAWELDQDDIPVTLITDNMSGHMMKKGKVQAVVVGSDRIAANGDVANKIGTYMVAVLAHRHGIPFYVAAPLSTVDMNCPTGDEIPIEERDIREVTHVKDIQLAPDGISVSNYAFDVTPNDLVTAIITEKGVARAPYTESLRKQFED; from the coding sequence ATCATACCTGTGAAATGGAGTGACGAAGGCGTCGTGATGCTTGACCAGCGATTGCTTCCGACCGAGGAAAAATGGCTTGTTCTTAAAACCTACAACGACGTTGCCGATGGCATACGCGATATGGTCGTGCGCGGCGCGCCGGCGATCGGCGTTTCGGCGGCCTACGGCATTGCACTCGGGGCGAAGCAGTTCGTCGGGATGGACGTTGCGGATCTCGAGGACGAACTCGATTATGTTTGCGACGTGCTCGGCAAAACTCGTCCGACGGCGGTCAATCTGTTTTGGGCCATCGATCGTATGAAGCGCACCTTTCAGCAGGCGAAGTCAGCCGGCAAGTCGGTCGGCGAGATCAAGCAGATCCTGCTCGACGATTCGAAGGCAATCCACGAGGAAGACATCGAAGCGCAAAGGATGATCGCACAATTCGGCGGGGAACTGATCGAGAATGATTCGACCGTTTTGACGCATTGCAACGCCGGGGCGCTGGCGACCGGCGGAGTCTGGGGCACGGCGCTTGGCGTCATCCGCGGCGCGATCAAACAGGGCAAGACGGTGTCTGTGATCGCCGACGAGACGCGGCCGTACCTTCAGGGCGCCCGTTTGACGGCGTGGGAACTCGATCAGGACGACATCCCGGTGACGCTCATTACCGACAATATGAGCGGCCATATGATGAAGAAAGGCAAGGTCCAGGCGGTCGTCGTCGGTTCGGACCGGATCGCCGCCAACGGCGATGTCGCGAACAAGATCGGAACTTATATGGTCGCCGTCCTCGCGCATCGTCACGGAATTCCGTTCTATGTTGCCGCGCCGCTGTCGACCGTCGATATGAATTGTCCGACGGGTGACGAGATCCCGATCGAAGAGCGCGATATCCGCGAAGTGACGCACGTCAAGGACATCCAGCTCGCGCCCGATGGAATTTCCGTCAGCAATTACGCTTTCGACGTCACGCCGAACGATCTGGTGACAGCGATCATCACCGAAAAAGGCGTCGCCCGCGCGCCCTACACGGAAAGTTTGCGAAAGCAGTTCGAGGATTAG
- a CDS encoding ankyrin repeat domain-containing protein produces MTTIHMRREIRWTDRLLLIMLALVFIHTGFGQTQTRIPSVAVPYSIEKTKKDGRSENSLILYVFLSETHFNRPNLRKVFRELGEKYANGALLIRVFSDKEMLIWHDRGSEVNFGYTVTEKAAKAEEDFYRTAMPPSNGYFSAFYSRTLTREAFYFSPTKQSGPIAIEIIRDNRAFVAGDDSLFDATKTGYIDAVKWLVTNGQSVNVIDKDGNTPLSWAVWLYQNDIARILIAACANPNWNGRDGNLPLMNAVAAGNYEGVKLLLESGANPNLANRAGVTPLMTSAESCDPEITRVLIVNGAIRNVRDKNGKSVYEYACKSQAIRGLLVN; encoded by the coding sequence ATGACGACAATTCATATGCGCCGCGAAATCCGCTGGACCGATAGGCTCCTCCTGATAATGCTTGCGTTGGTCTTTATTCACACCGGATTCGGTCAAACGCAAACCCGGATACCGTCCGTGGCGGTCCCCTACTCAATTGAAAAAACGAAAAAAGACGGCCGAAGTGAAAACAGTCTGATTCTGTATGTGTTCCTCTCCGAAACGCACTTCAATCGTCCGAACCTGCGGAAGGTATTCCGAGAACTGGGTGAAAAGTATGCAAACGGTGCGCTTTTGATTCGGGTCTTTAGCGACAAGGAGATGTTGATTTGGCATGATCGCGGTTCCGAGGTGAACTTCGGCTACACGGTTACGGAGAAAGCGGCGAAGGCAGAGGAGGACTTCTACCGAACAGCAATGCCCCCGTCGAACGGTTATTTTTCGGCGTTCTACAGTCGAACCTTGACTCGTGAGGCATTCTATTTCAGCCCGACGAAGCAATCCGGTCCAATTGCGATTGAGATTATCAGAGATAATCGTGCCTTCGTTGCGGGTGATGATTCTCTTTTCGACGCGACGAAAACGGGGTACATTGATGCTGTCAAATGGTTAGTCACAAACGGACAGAGCGTCAATGTCATTGACAAGGATGGGAATACGCCATTGAGTTGGGCCGTTTGGCTCTACCAAAACGACATCGCGAGGATCTTGATCGCGGCGTGCGCAAACCCCAATTGGAATGGCCGCGATGGGAATTTACCATTGATGAACGCGGTCGCTGCTGGTAATTATGAAGGCGTCAAGTTGCTGTTGGAGAGTGGGGCTAACCCAAATCTCGCAAACCGAGCCGGTGTCACCCCGTTGATGACATCCGCTGAAAGCTGCGACCCCGAAATCACTAGAGTGTTGATCGTGAACGGAGCTATCCGAAACGTTCGGGACAAGAACGGCAAGAGCGTCTATGAATATGCCTGTAAGTCGCAGGCGATTCGGGGCCTGCTGGTCAATTAG
- the ytxJ gene encoding bacillithiol system redox-active protein YtxJ: protein MTATLNEIDSNEKLVELFERSENSPVLLFKHSTTCPISSHVLSDVRELSAEINVIVVQHARGVSNEVETRLGVRHESPQAIVVSHGRAVYQASHYDVSSDEIAAILASEAVN, encoded by the coding sequence ATGACTGCTACTCTCAATGAAATCGACTCGAACGAGAAACTTGTCGAATTGTTCGAAAGGTCCGAGAATTCACCGGTCTTGCTCTTCAAACACAGCACGACCTGCCCGATCAGTTCGCACGTCCTGAGCGATGTCCGCGAACTCTCCGCTGAAATCAACGTTATCGTCGTTCAGCACGCGCGCGGGGTTTCGAACGAGGTCGAGACGCGTCTCGGAGTGCGGCACGAATCTCCGCAGGCGATCGTCGTCTCGCACGGCCGCGCCGTCTACCAGGCGTCGCATTATGACGTCTCGAGCGACGAGATCGCCGCAATTCTGGCGTCGGAGGCTGTAAATTGA
- a CDS encoding O-acetyl-ADP-ribose deacetylase: MIETFAAGSVIVEIGDITESKTDAIVNAANSTLLGGGGVDGAIHAKGGPEILAECREIRRTRFPDGLPTGSAVITNAGKLPSGYVIHTVGPVYGVDRANQAAQLASCYRNSLEIAREFRLNSIAFPSISAGAFGYPSSEAAQISSAAIRSFLEEFPSIVSIRLVFFSVRDSETFLRNHAF; the protein is encoded by the coding sequence ATGATCGAAACATTTGCCGCCGGCAGCGTGATTGTCGAGATCGGCGACATTACCGAGTCGAAAACGGACGCGATCGTGAATGCCGCGAATTCGACGCTGCTCGGCGGCGGCGGCGTCGACGGCGCGATCCACGCCAAAGGCGGGCCCGAAATTCTCGCGGAATGTCGCGAGATCAGGAGAACCCGTTTTCCCGATGGCCTGCCGACCGGATCGGCCGTGATCACAAACGCCGGCAAATTGCCGTCGGGCTATGTAATCCATACGGTCGGTCCGGTTTACGGCGTCGATCGCGCGAATCAAGCGGCGCAGCTTGCGAGTTGCTATCGCAATTCGCTCGAGATCGCGCGCGAATTCCGTCTGAATTCGATTGCCTTTCCTTCGATATCGGCCGGGGCGTTCGGTTATCCGTCATCCGAGGCCGCACAGATCTCATCTGCGGCGATCCGTTCATTTCTTGAGGAATTCCCTTCGATAGTCTCGATCCGACTCGTCTTCTTCTCTGTCCGCGATTCCGAAACCTTTCTTCGCAATCACGCTTTTTGA